In Arthrobacter sp. CJ23, the genomic window GCGCGGACCAGTTCCGCCACAGCGTCGGCGCTGCGCTCGAGCTGGGCCGGGTCGAAGCTGGGCCAGGCGATGCCGGGGATGGCCACCAGGTCCTTCAGGCTGGCCACGGTCCTGTCAAAGGAGGAGTTGACGGCCTGGCGCAGGGCCTCGACGTTGATGGTGCCGGGATTCCCTTGCTGGTTCTGCGGGATCTCCGCGCTTGTTGAAGTCATGGCCAAAACACTACAACGGGGACCCGCGCACCGATACGAGGGCAGTACGGAACGGGGGCCGTGGCGCCGCTGCCGTCACGTAATCCGCGCCACTATCCCGCGGGGTATTCTTGATGCGTGTTTGGACGTAAAAAGGAAGAGCCCAGCGCTCAAGACGTAGTTGACCAGGCCCACGCCGCCGCGCAGGAGTCAGGTGCCGGCAAGGGTACCCCGACACCCAAGCGCAAGGACCAGGAGGCCGCCCGCAAGCGCCCCCTGGTGCCAACGGACCGCAAGGCCTCGAAGGAAGCCGAGCGTGCGGCAATCCAGGACCAGCGCCAGAAAATGCGCCAGGCCCTCGATACAGGGGACGAGAAGTACCTGCCGCTGCGCGACAAGGGACCCCAGAAGCGCTACGCCCGCGACTACGTGGATGCACGCTTCAGCCTGGGCGAGTACCTCATGTTCGGGGCCCTGCTCTTCGTGGTGATCTCGCTGATCATTCCGTCGTCCAGCGAGCAGCTGAGCTACGTGCTGATCGGCTTCTGGGTCATGTTCCTTGCAGTCTTCGTGGACGTCTTCATCCTGTCCAGGAAGCTGCGCAAGCGGCTGCTCGAGAAGTTCGGCGAGGTGGAACGCGGCACCGTCTGGTACGGCAGCATGCGCTCCCTGCAGTTCCGCAAGCTCCGCCTGCCCAAACCGCTGGTGAAGCGCGGGGAGTTCCCGTCCTAGCGGCCAAACAGCCGATTATTGAAGAAGCACCCCGGACCAATGGTCCGGGGTGCTTCTTTGTCAGCAGTCCAGCCTCGGATGGCCGGTAGCGCCTACTTCGTCTTACGCCCCTTTGCCAGGGCCTTGTTAATGCCGGCTGCCCAGAACGGACCCTCGTAGAGGAACGCCGTGTAGCCCTGGACCAGAGTGGCGCCGGCGTCGAGGCGTTCCTGGACGTCCCCGGCCGATTCCACGCCACCCACGGCGATGAGCACCAGCTCCTCCCCTACGGCGGCCTTGAGCCGGCGCAGGACCTCAAGCGAACGCTGTTTGAGCGGGGCTCCCGAGAGCCCTCCGGCGCCCAGGGCTTCGACTTTGCCGGAGTCCGCCACCAGGCCGTCCCGGGAAATCGTAGTGTTGGTGGCGATGATGCCGTCGAGCTTGAGGTCGAGCGCGAGGCGGGCGACGTCGTCGATGTCCTCATCGCTGAGGTCCGGCGCGATCTTCACCAGCAGCGGCACGTGGCGCCCTGCCGCCTCATCGGCGGCGTCGCCGACGGCGCGGAGCAAAGGCCGGAGGGTTTCCACGTTCTGCAGCAGGCGCAGGCCGGGGGTGTTGGGCGAGCTAACGTTGACCACCAGGTAGTCGGCGGCAGGCGCCAGGCTCCGCGCACTGACCAGGTAGTCCTCCACGGCGTCCTCAAGCTCAACAAGCTTGGTCTTGCCGATGTTGACGCCGATGATGGGCCGGACCCCGGGGTAGGAGCCCTGGAGCGCGGCGCGGGCGGCCTTGAGGCGCGGTGCCACGGCCGCGGCGCCGTCGTTGTTGAAGCCCATGCGGTTGACCACGGCCCGGTCCTCGATGAGGCGGAACAGGCGCGGCTTGTCGTTGCCGGGCTGCGCCTGGCCGGTGATGGTGCCCACCTCGACGTGGCCGAAGCCGAGTTCGGCCAACGCCTCGATGCCGTGGCCCTCCTTGTCGAATCCTGCGGCCAGGCCGAACGGCGAGGGGAACGTCAGGCCGAATGCCTCCGTGCGCAGTGAGGCATCGGGGGCTGTCATCTTCGCAAGAATCCGGCCTGCACCCGTGCGGTGGGCTGTCCTGATCGCCTGGAAGCCGATCTTGTGGGCTTTTTCGGCATCCATCCAGGAGAAGGCCAGCTTGAAGAAGGTGGGGTAAACGCGCATGCTCCTAGTTTTCCGGTTTCCCACCCGTGCACCAAACCGGTGACCACGCCGAGGGCTAGCATGTACGCATGCCGATCCCTGAACGTGACACACATCATGCCGATGGGCGGATCAGGGCCGACGTCGTAGTGGTCGGTGCGGGCCTGTCCGGGCTGGTGGCCGCTGCACAGGCGTACACGGCCGGCAAGCGCGTTGCCGTGCTGGACCAGGAACCGGAAGCCTCCGTGGGAGGCCAGGCGCACTGGTCGTTCGGCGGGCTCTTCCTGGTGGACTCCCCGGAGCAGCGGCGGCTGGGCGTGAAGGACAGCGCCGAGCTCGCGTTGTCGGATTGGCTGGATTCGGCGGCCTTCGACCGCCCTGAAGATGCGATGGCCCGCCGGTGGGCCGAGGCCTACGTCCACTTCGCCGCCGGCGAGAAACGTTCCTGGCTCAGGAGCCTTGGCATCGGCCTGTTCCCGCTGGTGCAGTGGGCCGAACGCGGCGGCTACGGCCCGCAGGGGCACGGCAACTCCGTTCCGCGCTTCCACGTTGCATGGGGCACCGGACCGGCCATTGTTGAACCCTTCCTTGCGAAAGTCCGCGAGGGGGTTGCGGCCGGCAAAGTGTCAATGCACTTCCGCCACCGGGCTACTGCCTTGACGACGACGGCGGGCCGGGTCACGGGGGTCAACGGCGAGCTCCTGGAGCGGTCACCCGCCGGACGCGGCGTGGCATCCTCCCGGACCGCCGTCGGCGTCTTCGAGGCGGAGGCCGGGGCCGTGGTGGTGACCACAGGCGGCATCGGCGGAAACCACGCAACCGTCCGGAGGCAGTGGCCGGAGGGTACGGCCCCGCCCGCGCACCTGCTGAGCGGCGTGCCGGCGTCGGTGGACGGGGAGTTCCTGCCGGTGGTGGCCGCGGCCGGTGGTGCCCTGGTCAACGGCGACCGCATGTGGCACTACCCGGAGGGCGTCCACAACCATGATCCGGTCTGGCCGGACCACGGGATCCGGATCCTGCCCGGACCGTCGTCCCTGTGGCTGGATGCGACGGGGCAGCAACTGCCGGCACCGTTGTTCCCCGGCTTCGATTCCCTCGGTGCCCTGCGGCACATCCTCGGGACCGGGCATGGCTACTCCTGGTTCGTGCTCAACCGGACGATTGCGCTGAAGGAATTCGCCTTGTCCGGATCGGAGCAGAACCCTGACCTGACCGGCAAGGACATCAGGCTGCTGGCATCGCGGCTCAAACCGGGCAGCGACTCCCCCATCCGGCGGTTCCTGGAGCACGGCGTCGACTTCCTGGAGGCCGCGACGCCGCGGGAACTCGCCGCCAGGATGAACGACTTGACCGGGAAAGGCCTCATCGATGCGCGGCAGCTGGAGGCGATGATCCATGCACGGGACCTGCAGGTGGACAGCGGGCTCGGCAAGGACCTCCAGCTGGCGGCGATCCGCGCTGCCCGCCGCTTGCCACCGACAAGCGATGCGCGTGGTTCCGCCGCACCGCCTCACAGATCCAGCGCACGGCCCCCTGCTGGCGGTCCGTCTGTCCGTGCTAACGCGGAAAAGCCTGGGTGGGCTGCAGACGGACCTTGAGTCAAGGGTGCTCGACGCCGGTGGCCAGACGCTGGCCGGGCTCTACGCCGCGGGCGAGGCAGCGGGTTTCGGCGGCGGCGGCATCCACCGGTACCGCGCGCTGGAGGGGACCTTCCTGGGCGGTTGCCTGTTCTCCGGCCGGGCTGCCGGCCGCGCAGCAGTGGCCGGTGTCTAAGCTGGTGCCATGGAGTGGGAAACCGACATCCTGGGCGAGGACTTCCAGGCCTGCGCCTTTGAAGCAGCCGGCTCCGACGGAGTAGTCCGCCGGGCCACACTGGTCCGCCACCTCAATTCAGCTGCCGGACCGGACGGTACCGTCCGGTCCGGCAGAAACGGCGCCGTGTTGTTCCTGCACGGCTGGAGCGACTACTTCTTCAATGTGGAGCTGGCACGGTTCTGGAGCCAGCACGGATTCACGTTCTATGCCCTCGACATGCACAACCACGGGCGCAGCCTCCGGCCGGAAACGCCTGGCGGCTACGTAGCCCACCTGGACGACTACGACGCCGAGATCAGGAACGCGATCGATCTCATCCGTGCGGAGCAGGCCCAGGCCGCGGCCGGCACCCATGCACTCACCCTTATGGGCCACTCCACCGGGGGGCTCATCGCTGCCCTGTGGGTCAGCCGGAACCCCGAGGACGTCCAGTACTTGGTGCTGAACAGCCCCTGGCTTGAAATGCACGGCAGCTCGCTTGTGCGGCGTGCGGCACAGACCATGGTCGGCCCGATTGCGCGGCTGCGCCCCACCACAGTTCTGCGGCTGCCCGAGAGGGGTTTCTACTACCGCAGCATCAGCCTCTCCGCGGAAGGCGAATGGCTGGTGGACGACAAGATCAGG contains:
- a CDS encoding quinone-dependent dihydroorotate dehydrogenase, producing the protein MRVYPTFFKLAFSWMDAEKAHKIGFQAIRTAHRTGAGRILAKMTAPDASLRTEAFGLTFPSPFGLAAGFDKEGHGIEALAELGFGHVEVGTITGQAQPGNDKPRLFRLIEDRAVVNRMGFNNDGAAAVAPRLKAARAALQGSYPGVRPIIGVNIGKTKLVELEDAVEDYLVSARSLAPAADYLVVNVSSPNTPGLRLLQNVETLRPLLRAVGDAADEAAGRHVPLLVKIAPDLSDEDIDDVARLALDLKLDGIIATNTTISRDGLVADSGKVEALGAGGLSGAPLKQRSLEVLRRLKAAVGEELVLIAVGGVESAGDVQERLDAGATLVQGYTAFLYEGPFWAAGINKALAKGRKTK
- a CDS encoding alpha/beta hydrolase — protein: MEWETDILGEDFQACAFEAAGSDGVVRRATLVRHLNSAAGPDGTVRSGRNGAVLFLHGWSDYFFNVELARFWSQHGFTFYALDMHNHGRSLRPETPGGYVAHLDDYDAEIRNAIDLIRAEQAQAAAGTHALTLMGHSTGGLIAALWVSRNPEDVQYLVLNSPWLEMHGSSLVRRAAQTMVGPIARLRPTTVLRLPERGFYYRSISLSAEGEWLVDDKIRPPMAFPVRAGWLRAVLAGHSRVARGLRIDIPVLVLTSSTSANGMVWQEVMRRSDAVLDVNVIAVRAMALGRTVTLERVDGGLHDVFLSAAPVRADAYARLARWIRGFIEYEEPDHRLEGVQ
- a CDS encoding DUF3043 domain-containing protein, giving the protein MFGRKKEEPSAQDVVDQAHAAAQESGAGKGTPTPKRKDQEAARKRPLVPTDRKASKEAERAAIQDQRQKMRQALDTGDEKYLPLRDKGPQKRYARDYVDARFSLGEYLMFGALLFVVISLIIPSSSEQLSYVLIGFWVMFLAVFVDVFILSRKLRKRLLEKFGEVERGTVWYGSMRSLQFRKLRLPKPLVKRGEFPS